Proteins from a genomic interval of Peromyscus leucopus breed LL Stock chromosome 12, UCI_PerLeu_2.1, whole genome shotgun sequence:
- the LOC119088875 gene encoding Down syndrome cell adhesion molecule homolog yields the protein MKPLLLSVSGSRFLITSTGALYIKDVQNEDGLYNYRCITRHRYTGETRQSNSARLFVSDPANSAPSILDGFDHRKAMAGQRVELPCKALGHPEPDYRWLKDNMPLELSGRFQKTVTGLLIENSRPSDSGSYVCEVSNRYGTAKVIGRLHVKRKLDSWKVAGKGGASRMVGVGQKLIFIFPRSLLLTSQYLTYIHVFNIM from the exons ATGAAGcccttgcttctctctgtttcAGGATCTAGATTTCTCATCACATCCACGGGAGCCTTGTATATTAAAGATGTACAGAACGAGGATGGACTGTACAACTACCGCTGCATCACGCGGCACAGATACACGGGGGAGACGAGACAAAGTAACAGCGCTAGACTGTTCGTATCAG ACCCAGCGAACTCAGCCCCATCCATCCTGGATGGGTTTGACCACCGCAAAGCCATGGCGGGGCAGCGTGTGGAGCTGCCTTGCAAAGCGCTTGGGCACCCCGAGCCAGACTACCGCTGGCTGAAGGACAACATGCCCCTGGAACTTTCTGGGAGGTTCCAGAAGACAGTGACGGGGCTGCTTATTGAGAACAGCCGCCCCTCAGACTCAGGCAGCTACGTGTGCGAAGTATCCAACCGATACGGCACTGCCAAGGTGATAGGCCGCCTGCACGTGAAACGTAAGTTGGACAGTTGGAAGGTAGCTGGAAAAGGTGGCGCTAGCCGCATGGTCGGTGTCGGACAAAAGCTAATCTTCATCTTTCCCCgcagccttcttctgacctcacaGTACTTGACCTACATCCATG